The region AAAAATCGAGCTAATGAATGACCTGGAGCAGGATAGGTATCTTGTTTTTCAAATTCCCACCAATGTTGGAGATAAGGGTCATGAACCGAGATTTTAGCACCCATCTCTGTGAGTTTTCGGACAATAACCTCTGAACCACTATATCGTGTATCGCCTACATCTTCACGATATGCCGCACCCAATAGAAGGATTTTTGAGTTACTAACCTTTTTACCCATTTTTTTCAATGCCATTTCCATCAATTCTGCCACATGTAATGCCCTTGTATCATTAATATTAATAGATAAGGGTGTTATCTTGAAAATATCATCTTTAAAATTAAGGATATTTTTATATGCCCAAACGCCTAAAGCCCCATCTTTTGGCAAACAATAACCACCAACACCAGGTCCTGGAAAGATAATATTATTATGTGTAGGGCGGATTTTGATTGCCTCAATAACCTTGGTCAGGTCAACACCATTTCGTTCGGCAAATAAGCTCCATTCATCCAAAAAGGCTAAGATAGTTGCCCGGTAACTATTTTCAATGATTTTTGTTGTTTCTGATTCGACTGGTCTATCCAGAACAGTTAAAGGATATTCATCGGTATTTAGCACCTCATTTAAAAATTTAACTACCCGCCTTTTGCTTTCTTGATTTATACCGCTACAAACTCGCCAGAAATCACGGATTGAGCTAATGTAATTACGACCTGGCATCACCCGCTCAAATGAATGAGCCAATAAAGGTTCTGTTTCAATATTCCGCTTTTTGAATTCCTCTTTTAATATTGGATACGCAACAAACTCAGTTGTGCCTGGAGCCACAGTTGTTTCTATCAAAACCAGGGCATCAGCTGGCATTTTTTCGCCAATTACTCTTAGCGACTTTTCTAATGCGGCCATATCTGTATTTCCAGTTGAAATATCACCCAGAGATTCTTTCATATAGTCACATTGGACATCGACCACGATTACATCAGCTAAACTAAACGCATAGCCAGTAAAGGTAGCAATTAATGTTTCTTTATCCCGAACACATCGCAAAATCATTGGTTCTACTTCCGGGTCTTCTGCTTTGACGGGTGAAATGCCTCGGTTAAGATAAGGGATTTTCCAGTATGAGCGAGGTGAAGGTCTTTGCATGCCAATAACAAATTTTTGTGGTTTTTTTGTTTTTTTATCGACACTATCAGCAATGATTGCCGCCATAACCGCACCAACAAAACCAATTCCAACAACAACAACAATTTCATATCCTTCCGCTCGTTTTTTACCTACAATTTCATCTAACCGTTTATATTCAGCCAGATAATCATCCTGTGTTGGAAGCAAAAACTTTTCTCCATTTGGGCTTACTGAATACTCCATAATATTTTACCTCCTTTGTTTTGGTAATTGGTAACTGGTGAATGGTAATTAGTTACCAGTTACCATTTAACCGATTACTTACTTTATAATTTCGTGAAGCCCTATTGTGTAAGTATTCAATCCTGAGATATCAGGAGTCAGACACTGAAAGTCTACTTTTCAGAACTGGAATTTAATTTCTTGACAATTCTCTAAATATAGGATAAAATATACCTCCAGGACGAGGAGAAACGCTCATGCCCACAGGGATGGACACAAAGTCTTATGGTGAAATGTCAAGTAAAAAATTAAGTTTTTTTAAAAATATTTTTCTTGACTTATATCCCTAAAAAGGCACAAAAATAGTATGTTCGGATACAAGTGAATTTTTTAAATA is a window of bacterium DNA encoding:
- a CDS encoding nucleotide sugar dehydrogenase, encoding MEYSVSPNGEKFLLPTQDDYLAEYKRLDEIVGKKRAEGYEIVVVVGIGFVGAVMAAIIADSVDKKTKKPQKFVIGMQRPSPRSYWKIPYLNRGISPVKAEDPEVEPMILRCVRDKETLIATFTGYAFSLADVIVVDVQCDYMKESLGDISTGNTDMAALEKSLRVIGEKMPADALVLIETTVAPGTTEFVAYPILKEEFKKRNIETEPLLAHSFERVMPGRNYISSIRDFWRVCSGINQESKRRVVKFLNEVLNTDEYPLTVLDRPVESETTKIIENSYRATILAFLDEWSLFAERNGVDLTKVIEAIKIRPTHNNIIFPGPGVGGYCLPKDGALGVWAYKNILNFKDDIFKITPLSININDTRALHVAELMEMALKKMGKKVSNSKILLLGAAYREDVGDTRYSGSEVIVRKLTEMGAKISVHDPYLQHWWEFEKQDTYPAPGHSLARFFKYQDNLQNLKIQNDLDSNLKDVDGVIFAVKHKHYLDINPENLVKLVGKSVAIVDCFGILSDVKIKQYLKLGCAVKALGRGHIERLEKETANLG